A window from Catenulispora sp. MAP5-51 encodes these proteins:
- the recF gene encoding DNA replication/repair protein RecF, with amino-acid sequence MRVTHLSLADFRSYASLEIALEGGVTAFVGPNGQGKTNLVEAIGYIATLDSHRVATDQPLVRFGAPRAIVRANVEREGRTQLVEIELNPGGANRARLNRNPVSRPREVLGVLRTVLFAPEDLALVKGDPGERRRFLDELLVARWPRYAGVRADYDRVLKQRNTLLRTAAMARRNKTSGPNMSTLDAWDHHLALAGAELVAARLNLISTLSPLVDKCYVEIAEGGATRIGYRSTISPEPDPAVAVLTEQFMTALGEARANELDRGITLVGPHRDEMLLELTSASGEHMPARGYASHGESWSYALALRLAAYDLLRSDGSDGGEPVLILDDVFAELDAKRRRRLAERVSGADQVLITAAVEADVPEQLIGQKFRVADGQVGEA; translated from the coding sequence TTGCGGGTCACGCATCTGTCGCTGGCGGACTTCCGCTCGTACGCCTCCCTCGAGATCGCGCTCGAGGGAGGCGTCACCGCGTTCGTCGGCCCCAACGGGCAGGGGAAGACCAACCTGGTCGAGGCGATCGGCTACATCGCCACCCTCGACAGCCACCGCGTGGCCACCGACCAGCCGCTCGTGCGCTTCGGCGCACCGCGCGCCATAGTGCGCGCGAACGTGGAGCGCGAAGGCCGTACACAGCTTGTGGAAATCGAGCTGAACCCGGGCGGGGCGAACCGGGCCCGGCTCAACCGCAATCCGGTCTCGCGGCCGCGCGAGGTCCTCGGGGTGCTGCGGACCGTGCTGTTCGCGCCGGAGGATCTGGCGCTGGTGAAGGGCGACCCCGGAGAGCGGCGGCGGTTCCTGGACGAACTGCTCGTCGCGCGCTGGCCCCGGTACGCCGGCGTCCGCGCCGATTACGACAGGGTCCTGAAGCAGCGGAACACTTTGCTGCGCACGGCCGCGATGGCCCGGCGTAACAAGACCTCCGGCCCCAACATGTCCACGCTCGACGCCTGGGACCACCACCTGGCGCTGGCCGGGGCCGAACTGGTCGCCGCGCGACTGAATCTGATCTCGACCTTGTCCCCCCTTGTGGACAAGTGTTACGTCGAGATCGCCGAGGGGGGCGCGACCCGCATCGGCTACCGCTCGACGATCTCCCCGGAGCCCGATCCGGCTGTCGCCGTCCTCACGGAACAGTTCATGACCGCTCTGGGCGAGGCTCGCGCTAACGAATTGGACCGTGGCATCACCCTGGTCGGCCCGCACCGCGACGAAATGTTGCTGGAGCTGACCTCGGCCTCCGGAGAACACATGCCGGCCCGCGGCTACGCCAGCCACGGCGAATCCTGGTCGTACGCGCTGGCATTACGTTTGGCCGCGTACGACCTGCTGCGCTCGGACGGGTCCGACGGCGGTGAGCCGGTCCTGATCCTGGACGACGTCTTCGCCGAACTCGACGCCAAGCGCCGCCGCCGGCTGGCCGAGCGCGTCTCCGGCGCCGACCAGGTGCTCATCACCGCGGCGGTGGAGGCCGACGTCCCCGAGCAGCTGATCGGGCAGAAGTTCCGGGTGGCCGACGGTCAGGTGGGTGAGGCGTGA
- a CDS encoding DUF721 domain-containing protein: MNPQPVDNGGGTDGGAEGSGVDLARAALAAARARGRDNGAGWSGNRRRNTNSGQRSGSGPDERDPQLLSSAIPRMIADRGWSVPAAVGGVMGRWGEIVGSHISAHCRPEEFHDGVLTVRTDSAAWATELRMMAPQLLAKLNAELGTSRAAHGGRDAAGAIATLKVVGPGGR, translated from the coding sequence GTGAATCCACAGCCTGTGGACAACGGTGGCGGCACAGACGGTGGCGCCGAGGGCTCGGGCGTCGACCTGGCCCGCGCCGCGCTGGCCGCGGCCCGCGCCCGGGGCCGGGACAACGGCGCGGGGTGGAGCGGCAACCGCCGGCGTAACACCAACTCGGGCCAGCGCTCGGGATCCGGCCCGGACGAACGTGATCCGCAGCTGCTGTCCTCGGCGATCCCCAGGATGATCGCGGATCGCGGCTGGAGTGTGCCGGCCGCGGTCGGCGGCGTCATGGGCCGCTGGGGCGAGATCGTGGGCAGCCACATCTCGGCGCACTGCCGGCCGGAGGAGTTCCACGACGGCGTCCTCACCGTCCGCACCGATTCCGCGGCCTGGGCCACCGAACTGCGGATGATGGCCCCGCAGCTACTGGCGAAACTGAACGCCGAATTGGGGACCTCCCGCGCGGCCCACGGCGGCCGCGATGCCGCCGGCGCCATCGCGACCCTGAAAGTGGTCGGTCCCGGCGGACGCTGA
- the dnaA gene encoding chromosomal replication initiator protein DnaA, with protein MSDPQGYTPVPHPPAAPGEATALWPHFRARVESDSSLTKSEQAFLMIPEARTVIGDTIVLAVPDDFSKNYLEQRLEPMLTTHLAAMFGPDIKFSLFVDKAMENTPAPASTPSPVPPAAPVIQQLAPPPAHWTPPPAPLSGAEQAVPQAFHSEPAFTTELPRPSAGGVALPPPRISEPPPEESDPIAATLSLSTGSPGARSSMPDDGAKAQQAKLNEKYVFETFVIGSSNRFAHAAAVAVAEAPAKAYNPLFIYGDSGLGKTHLLHAIGHYARNLYPGTRVRYVSTEEFTNDFINAIRDGAGNHLRKRYRDVDILMVDDIQFLENKEGTQEEFFHTFNTLHNASKQIVISSDRPPKQLNTLEDRLRSRFEWGLITDIQPPELETRIAILRKKAQQEGLNAPPEVLEFIASKISTNIRELEGALIRVTAYASLNRAPVDLSLAEDVLKNLMPDAAGPEITVSTIMVQTAMYFGITMEDLCGTSRSRILVTARQIAMYLCRELTDLSLPKIGQAFGGRDHTTVMHADRKIRSLLPERRAIFNQVTELTNRIKQSG; from the coding sequence GTGTCCGACCCGCAAGGCTACACCCCGGTCCCGCACCCGCCGGCCGCGCCCGGCGAGGCGACGGCGCTGTGGCCGCACTTCCGCGCCCGCGTCGAGTCGGACAGCTCCCTGACCAAGAGCGAGCAGGCCTTCCTCATGATCCCGGAGGCCCGGACGGTGATCGGCGACACAATCGTGCTGGCCGTGCCGGACGACTTCTCCAAGAACTATCTGGAGCAGCGGCTCGAGCCGATGCTCACCACCCATCTGGCCGCGATGTTCGGTCCGGACATCAAGTTCAGCCTGTTCGTCGACAAGGCGATGGAGAACACTCCCGCCCCGGCCTCGACACCCAGCCCGGTCCCGCCGGCCGCCCCGGTCATCCAGCAGCTCGCGCCGCCCCCGGCGCACTGGACCCCGCCGCCGGCGCCCCTATCCGGCGCCGAGCAGGCCGTCCCGCAGGCTTTCCACAGCGAGCCGGCCTTCACCACCGAACTGCCCCGGCCCTCGGCCGGCGGCGTGGCCCTGCCCCCGCCGCGCATCTCCGAGCCGCCGCCCGAGGAGAGCGACCCGATAGCGGCCACCCTGTCGTTGTCCACCGGCAGTCCCGGTGCGCGCTCCTCGATGCCCGACGACGGCGCCAAGGCCCAGCAGGCCAAACTCAACGAGAAGTACGTCTTCGAGACGTTCGTCATCGGCTCCAGCAACCGGTTCGCCCACGCCGCGGCGGTCGCCGTCGCCGAGGCCCCGGCCAAGGCATACAACCCGCTGTTCATCTACGGCGACTCCGGCCTGGGCAAGACGCACCTGCTCCACGCGATCGGCCACTACGCGCGCAACCTGTACCCGGGCACCCGCGTGCGCTACGTGTCCACCGAGGAGTTCACCAACGACTTCATCAACGCGATCCGCGACGGCGCCGGCAACCACCTGCGCAAGCGCTACCGCGACGTCGACATCCTGATGGTCGACGACATCCAGTTCCTGGAGAACAAGGAGGGCACGCAGGAGGAGTTCTTCCACACCTTCAACACCCTCCACAACGCCTCCAAGCAGATCGTCATCTCCAGCGACCGGCCCCCCAAGCAGCTGAACACCCTGGAGGACCGGCTGCGGTCCCGCTTCGAATGGGGCCTGATCACCGACATCCAGCCGCCCGAGCTCGAGACCCGGATCGCGATCCTGCGCAAGAAGGCGCAGCAGGAGGGCCTGAACGCGCCGCCGGAGGTCCTGGAGTTCATCGCCTCCAAGATCTCCACCAACATCCGCGAACTCGAGGGCGCGCTGATCCGGGTCACGGCGTACGCCTCGCTGAACCGGGCCCCTGTCGACTTGTCGCTGGCCGAGGACGTCCTGAAGAACCTGATGCCGGACGCGGCGGGTCCGGAGATCACGGTCTCGACGATCATGGTGCAGACCGCGATGTACTTCGGCATCACCATGGAGGATCTCTGTGGGACTTCCCGCAGTCGCATCCTGGTGACCGCGCGGCAGATCGCCATGTATTTGTGCCGGGAGCTCACCGACCTGTCACTGCCGAAGATCGGGCAGGCTTTCGGCGGCCGCGACCACACCACGGTCATGCACGCCGACCGCAAGATCCGCTCGCTGCTGCCGGAGCGCCGCGCCATCTTCAACCAGGTCACCGAACTCACCAACCGCATCAAACAGTCGGGCTGA
- the yidC gene encoding membrane protein insertase YidC has product MIDTILSPIIWATSFVMMLWHRAFGAIFGSDSSASWVLAILFLTITIRAAMIPLFRKQIKSMQNMQRLQPQIQALQKKYKLDKQKLQQEMMKLYKDNGTSPFASCMPILLQTPFFMGLYRVLSHAASGNAVGALTTSDAYSIQHANFLGAPLSLSFLHHTPAQMAAVGITSVTNLQIVAIVMAIIYATSQFLTQRMMMAKNTNLDNSVPNPMMQSQKIMLYVMPFGMLFFSLNVQIGVVLYLMTTNVWTIGQQFYTLRNSPMPGSQAEKEMFARRKAKEERKREELVAKDPEAAKELAAANGSASQDKVPVSRQRQQPVRTTRSKRKK; this is encoded by the coding sequence GTGATCGACACAATCCTCTCCCCGATCATCTGGGCCACCAGCTTCGTGATGATGCTGTGGCACCGGGCGTTCGGGGCGATTTTCGGCAGCGATTCCTCGGCGTCCTGGGTGCTGGCGATCCTCTTTCTGACGATCACCATCCGCGCGGCGATGATCCCGCTGTTCCGCAAGCAGATCAAGTCGATGCAGAACATGCAGCGACTCCAGCCCCAGATCCAGGCGCTGCAGAAGAAGTACAAGCTCGACAAGCAGAAGCTTCAGCAGGAGATGATGAAGCTGTACAAGGACAACGGGACCTCCCCGTTCGCCTCGTGCATGCCGATCCTGCTGCAGACGCCGTTCTTCATGGGTCTGTACCGGGTGCTCAGCCACGCCGCCTCCGGCAACGCGGTCGGTGCGCTGACGACGTCGGACGCCTACAGCATCCAACACGCGAACTTCCTCGGTGCGCCGCTGTCGCTGAGCTTCCTGCACCACACGCCGGCGCAGATGGCCGCGGTCGGCATCACCTCGGTGACCAACCTGCAGATCGTCGCGATCGTCATGGCGATCATCTATGCCACGTCGCAGTTCCTGACGCAGCGCATGATGATGGCCAAGAACACCAATCTGGACAACAGCGTCCCGAACCCGATGATGCAGAGCCAGAAGATCATGCTCTACGTCATGCCGTTCGGCATGCTGTTCTTCAGCCTGAACGTCCAGATCGGTGTCGTGCTCTACCTGATGACCACGAACGTGTGGACGATCGGCCAGCAGTTCTACACTCTGCGCAACTCCCCGATGCCCGGCAGCCAGGCGGAGAAGGAGATGTTCGCCCGCCGCAAGGCCAAGGAGGAGCGCAAGCGCGAGGAGCTCGTCGCGAAGGACCCCGAGGCCGCCAAGGAACTGGCCGCCGCCAACGGATCCGCCTCCCAGGACAAGGTGCCGGTCTCCAGGCAGCGCCAACAGCCGGTCCGCACCACTCGTAGCAAGCGCAAGAAGTAG
- the rsmG gene encoding 16S rRNA (guanine(527)-N(7))-methyltransferase RsmG, producing MRTSSPDPASPGGEPTDLVLGPVPEAVVSVFGDRAADATRYAEILAGPGVTRGLLGPREVPRLWERHILNCAVVGGLLPDDIQICDVGSGAGLPGIVLALARPDLSVTLLEPLLRRTLFLDEVIDLLGLDNVRVLRGRAEEFAGKERFDVVTSRAVAPLDRLAGWSLPLLRSGGEMVALKGGSAEAELAESADLLAKLGATRWSVETVGAGIVDPPTTVIRVGIDQEIQVRPPKKQRPRNRRPGR from the coding sequence ATGCGAACTTCTTCGCCCGATCCCGCTTCCCCCGGCGGCGAGCCGACCGATCTGGTCCTGGGCCCCGTCCCGGAGGCGGTGGTCTCCGTCTTCGGCGACCGGGCGGCCGACGCCACCCGGTACGCCGAGATCCTGGCCGGCCCCGGTGTGACCCGAGGGCTCCTGGGCCCTCGGGAGGTGCCGCGGTTGTGGGAGCGGCACATTCTGAACTGCGCGGTGGTCGGCGGGCTGCTGCCCGACGACATCCAGATCTGTGATGTGGGCTCCGGAGCGGGCCTGCCGGGCATCGTCCTGGCCCTGGCCCGCCCGGACCTGTCGGTGACCCTCCTGGAGCCGCTGCTGCGCCGCACCCTGTTCCTGGACGAGGTGATCGATCTCCTGGGCCTGGACAACGTGCGGGTGTTGCGCGGCCGCGCCGAGGAGTTCGCCGGCAAGGAGCGGTTCGACGTGGTCACCTCCCGGGCCGTGGCCCCGCTGGACCGGCTGGCCGGCTGGTCGTTGCCGCTGCTGCGCTCCGGCGGCGAGATGGTGGCGCTCAAGGGAGGCTCGGCCGAGGCCGAACTCGCCGAGAGCGCCGATCTGCTCGCCAAGCTCGGCGCCACCCGCTGGAGTGTGGAGACGGTCGGTGCCGGAATCGTGGATCCGCCGACGACCGTGATCCGGGTCGGAATCGACCAGGAGATCCAGGTGCGTCCGCCGAAGAAGCAGCGGCCGCGGAACCGGCGCCCCGGACGCTGA
- a CDS encoding ParA family protein: protein MHMPSSSVPAQGPSVSDDSDTPIARQAAAAIEALSGVTRLPRPDKTRVLVVANQKGGVGKTTTTVNLAASLAQAGADVLVIDLDPQGNASTALSVEHHADVPSVYDVLIERYTMDEVVQQVPEIPHLYCCPATIDLAGAEIELVSMVARESRLSKALSGYQKKMDYILIDCPPSLGLLTVNAMVAGAEVLIPIQCEYYALEGLSQLLHNIELIRGHLNPDLHVSTILLTMYDSRTRLSTEVAEQVRTHFPNEVLSSAIPRSVRVSEAPSYGQTVMTWDPVSTGAIAYRDAAREIAERGASRIAMDGMNDFRADIEYGGASLHSGGQ, encoded by the coding sequence ATGCACATGCCGTCTTCTTCCGTTCCCGCCCAGGGGCCGTCCGTCTCCGACGACTCGGACACCCCGATCGCCCGCCAAGCCGCCGCCGCGATAGAAGCGCTCTCCGGAGTCACCCGGCTCCCCCGGCCCGACAAGACCCGGGTCCTGGTCGTCGCCAACCAGAAGGGCGGCGTCGGCAAGACCACGACCACGGTCAACCTGGCCGCCTCGCTCGCCCAGGCCGGCGCCGACGTGCTGGTGATCGACCTGGACCCGCAGGGGAACGCCTCCACCGCGCTGTCCGTCGAGCACCACGCCGACGTGCCGTCGGTCTACGACGTCCTCATCGAGCGCTACACGATGGACGAGGTCGTGCAGCAGGTGCCCGAGATCCCCCACCTCTACTGCTGCCCGGCGACCATCGACCTGGCCGGCGCGGAGATCGAACTGGTCTCGATGGTGGCCCGGGAGAGCCGGCTGTCCAAGGCGCTGTCCGGCTACCAGAAGAAGATGGACTACATCCTCATCGACTGCCCGCCCTCGCTCGGCCTGCTGACGGTCAACGCGATGGTGGCCGGCGCCGAGGTGCTGATCCCGATCCAGTGCGAGTACTACGCGCTGGAGGGTCTGAGCCAGCTGCTGCACAACATCGAGCTGATCCGCGGCCACCTGAACCCCGATCTCCACGTGTCGACGATCCTGCTCACCATGTACGACTCCCGGACCCGGCTGTCCACGGAGGTCGCCGAGCAGGTGCGCACCCACTTCCCGAACGAGGTGCTGTCCTCGGCGATCCCCCGCTCGGTGCGGGTCTCCGAGGCGCCGTCGTACGGCCAGACCGTGATGACGTGGGACCCGGTCTCCACCGGGGCCATCGCCTACCGGGACGCGGCCCGGGAGATCGCCGAGCGCGGCGCGTCCCGTATCGCGATGGACGGCATGAACGATTTCCGGGCCGACATCGAGTACGGTGGGGCGTCCCTGCACAGCGGTGGGCAGTGA
- the gnd gene encoding phosphogluconate dehydrogenase (NAD(+)-dependent, decarboxylating), which yields MEIGLVGLGKMGGNMRERIRRAGHTVVGYDRDPKLADVGSLKELVQTLAAPRVIWIMVPAGDATDATVNELADLLHTGDLVIDGGNSRWTEDIKHAELLKTKGVGFVDAGVSGGVWGLQNGYALMVGGDEADIARVQPVFDALKPEGDSGFVHAGAVGAGHFSKMVHNGIEYGMMQSFAEGWELLEAAPQVTNVREVFRSWQEGTVIRSWLLDLLVRALDDDEHLAGIRGYADDSGEGRWTVEAGIDMAVPTPAITASLYARFTSRQEDSPQMKAVAALRNQFGGHAVQKES from the coding sequence ATGGAGATCGGTCTTGTCGGCCTGGGCAAGATGGGCGGCAATATGCGCGAGCGCATCCGCCGCGCCGGACACACCGTTGTCGGCTACGACCGCGACCCCAAGCTGGCCGACGTCGGCTCGCTGAAGGAGCTGGTCCAGACGCTGGCCGCGCCGCGGGTGATCTGGATCATGGTCCCGGCCGGCGATGCCACCGACGCCACGGTGAACGAGCTGGCCGACCTGCTGCACACCGGCGACCTGGTGATCGACGGCGGCAACTCGCGCTGGACCGAGGACATCAAGCACGCCGAACTGCTGAAGACCAAGGGCGTCGGCTTCGTCGACGCGGGCGTCTCCGGCGGTGTCTGGGGCCTGCAGAACGGCTACGCCCTGATGGTCGGCGGCGACGAGGCCGACATCGCCCGCGTGCAGCCGGTCTTCGACGCGCTCAAGCCCGAGGGCGACAGCGGCTTCGTGCACGCCGGCGCGGTCGGGGCGGGCCACTTCTCCAAGATGGTCCACAACGGCATCGAGTACGGCATGATGCAGTCCTTCGCCGAGGGCTGGGAGCTGCTGGAGGCCGCCCCGCAGGTGACCAACGTGCGCGAGGTCTTCCGCTCCTGGCAGGAGGGCACCGTCATCCGCTCCTGGCTGCTGGACCTGCTGGTCCGCGCCCTGGACGACGACGAGCACCTGGCGGGCATCCGCGGCTACGCCGACGACTCCGGCGAGGGCCGCTGGACCGTGGAGGCCGGTATCGACATGGCCGTGCCGACCCCGGCGATCACCGCCTCGCTGTACGCGCGCTTCACCTCGCGCCAGGAGGACTCGCCGCAGATGAAGGCGGTCGCGGCGCTGCGCAATCAGTTCGGCGGACACGCCGTGCAGAAGGAGAGTTAG
- the dnaN gene encoding DNA polymerase III subunit beta produces MKFRVERDVLSEAVAWTARSLPSRPAAPVLAGLVFEAAEGDGGDSGSVTLSGFDYEVSSRAQITADVTEPGRILIHGKLLADIAKSLPNRPVEFSTEGSKVLLSCGSSRFTLQTLPVEDYPALPTMPTATGAVTASGLAGAVSQVAIAAGRDDTIPMLTGIRVEIEGEKITLVATDRFRLAVRELQWKPEQDDMTATALIPSKVLSDTAKALTGGDWVSLALSSGDAGEGLIGFESGDGASSGAKGSRRMTSRLLSGEFVKYRSLFPNEYNITATVETGPFLEAAKRVSLVADRTSPIKLAFTQGEVTLEAGAGDEAQASEAMDAVLDGEDISVSFNPAFLLDGLQVIDTQYAQLSFTVASKPAVLMGRPALDAPAQEEFRYLMMPLRVPGQSAG; encoded by the coding sequence GTGAAGTTCCGGGTGGAGCGCGACGTCCTTTCCGAGGCCGTGGCATGGACTGCGCGGTCCCTGCCCAGCCGTCCGGCCGCCCCGGTCCTGGCCGGCCTGGTCTTCGAGGCCGCGGAAGGCGATGGAGGGGACAGCGGCTCGGTCACCCTGTCCGGGTTCGACTACGAGGTCTCCTCGCGGGCCCAGATCACCGCCGACGTCACCGAGCCGGGCCGGATCCTGATCCACGGCAAGCTGCTCGCCGACATCGCCAAGTCGCTGCCGAACCGCCCCGTGGAGTTCTCCACCGAGGGCTCGAAGGTTCTCCTCAGCTGTGGATCCAGCCGCTTCACGCTGCAGACGCTCCCGGTCGAGGACTACCCGGCGCTGCCGACCATGCCGACCGCCACCGGCGCGGTCACCGCCTCGGGCCTGGCCGGCGCGGTCTCCCAGGTGGCCATCGCCGCCGGGCGCGACGACACCATCCCGATGCTCACCGGCATCCGCGTGGAGATCGAGGGCGAGAAGATCACCCTGGTGGCCACCGACCGGTTCCGGCTGGCCGTGCGCGAGCTCCAGTGGAAGCCGGAGCAGGACGACATGACCGCGACCGCCCTGATCCCCTCCAAGGTCCTGTCGGACACCGCCAAGGCGCTCACCGGGGGCGACTGGGTCTCCCTGGCGCTGTCCTCGGGCGATGCCGGCGAGGGCCTGATCGGCTTCGAGTCCGGTGACGGCGCCTCCAGCGGGGCCAAGGGCTCCCGGCGGATGACCTCCCGGCTGCTGTCCGGCGAGTTCGTGAAGTACCGCTCGCTGTTCCCGAACGAGTACAACATCACCGCGACCGTCGAGACCGGGCCGTTCCTGGAGGCCGCCAAGCGCGTGTCCCTGGTGGCCGACCGGACCTCGCCGATCAAGCTGGCCTTCACCCAGGGCGAGGTGACCCTGGAGGCCGGCGCGGGCGACGAGGCGCAGGCCTCCGAGGCCATGGACGCGGTCCTGGACGGCGAGGACATCTCCGTCTCGTTCAACCCCGCCTTCCTGCTCGACGGCCTGCAGGTGATCGACACCCAGTACGCGCAGCTGTCGTTCACGGTGGCCTCCAAGCCCGCGGTCCTCATGGGCCGCCCGGCGCTGGACGCCCCCGCGCAGGAGGAATTCCGTTACCTGATGATGCCGCTGCGTGTCCCCGGTCAGTCCGCGGGCTGA
- the rpmH gene encoding 50S ribosomal protein L34: MSKRTFQPNNRRRAKTHGFRLRMRTRAGRAILANRRAKGRSELSA, translated from the coding sequence GTGAGCAAGCGCACCTTCCAGCCGAACAACCGCCGCCGCGCCAAGACCCACGGCTTCCGTCTGCGCATGCGGACCCGTGCCGGCCGCGCGATCCTGGCCAACCGCCGTGCCAAGGGCCGTAGCGAGCTGTCGGCCTGA
- a CDS encoding protein jag yields the protein MSDTTAVTEAEASEQVDTEQEGAGGGAEKSAERAPETAAERIARLENEGDIAADYLEGLLDIADLDGDIDMDVEGDRASVSIVGGKLSHLVGSEGEVLDALQELTRLAVLRETGERSRLMLDIDGHRATRRSELTRIGTEAARKVAETGEPVKLSAMSPFERKVVHDAVAAAGLRSESEGEEPNRCVVVLPV from the coding sequence ATGAGCGACACCACCGCGGTGACCGAGGCTGAGGCCTCCGAGCAGGTCGACACCGAGCAGGAGGGCGCCGGCGGCGGGGCCGAGAAGTCCGCAGAGCGCGCCCCGGAAACCGCCGCCGAGCGGATCGCCCGCCTGGAGAACGAGGGCGACATCGCCGCCGACTACCTGGAGGGCCTGCTCGACATCGCCGACCTGGACGGTGACATCGACATGGACGTCGAGGGCGACCGGGCCTCGGTCTCCATCGTCGGCGGCAAGCTGTCGCACCTGGTCGGCTCCGAGGGCGAGGTCCTGGACGCGCTCCAGGAGCTGACCCGGCTGGCGGTGCTCCGGGAGACCGGCGAGCGGTCCCGGCTGATGCTGGACATCGACGGCCACCGCGCCACCCGCCGCTCCGAGCTCACCCGGATCGGCACCGAGGCGGCGCGCAAGGTCGCCGAGACGGGCGAGCCGGTGAAGCTGTCGGCGATGTCGCCCTTCGAGCGCAAGGTGGTGCACGACGCGGTGGCGGCGGCCGGACTGCGCAGCGAGTCGGAGGGCGAGGAGCCGAACCGCTGTGTCGTAGTGCTTCCGGTCTGA
- the rnpA gene encoding ribonuclease P protein component, giving the protein MLSSAHRMRRAADFGAAVRGGRRAGRTTLVVHLAVPSDPPPATEAAVLAGFVVSKAVGPAVVRTAVKRRLRHLVRTRLDLLPPGSRLVVRALPAAAGADSATLGADLDSALRKLLR; this is encoded by the coding sequence GTGCTCTCCTCCGCGCACCGCATGCGGAGGGCGGCGGACTTCGGTGCGGCCGTACGCGGTGGCCGGCGAGCCGGCCGGACCACGCTGGTCGTGCACCTGGCAGTCCCGTCTGACCCGCCGCCCGCGACCGAGGCCGCCGTGCTGGCGGGCTTCGTCGTGAGCAAGGCCGTGGGCCCGGCCGTGGTGCGGACCGCCGTCAAGCGGCGGCTGCGGCACCTGGTCCGGACCCGGTTGGACCTGCTGCCGCCGGGCTCGCGCCTGGTGGTGCGGGCACTGCCGGCGGCGGCCGGCGCGGATTCGGCCACCCTTGGCGCCGACCTGGACTCGGCCCTGCGGAAGCTGTTGCGATGA
- the yidD gene encoding membrane protein insertion efficiency factor YidD, translating into MKYVLMGLIRLYQIILSPVVNWRGPVCKFEPSCSHYGYEAVKTHGAIKGGGMTVWRVLRCNPWSSGGYDPVKPKEPRRSGGGEKDHEARNLSVTETSSPGEDSQTSDRTDMVGLPTKPARPAVRPDLMSSRGARS; encoded by the coding sequence ATGAAGTACGTGTTGATGGGCCTGATCCGGCTCTACCAGATCATCTTGAGCCCGGTCGTGAACTGGCGCGGCCCGGTGTGCAAGTTCGAGCCTTCGTGCTCCCACTACGGCTACGAGGCCGTGAAGACGCACGGGGCGATCAAGGGCGGCGGCATGACCGTGTGGCGGGTGCTGCGCTGCAACCCGTGGAGCTCGGGCGGATACGATCCAGTCAAGCCCAAGGAGCCCAGGCGGTCCGGGGGCGGCGAAAAAGATCACGAGGCGCGGAACCTCTCGGTGACCGAGACGAGTTCCCCTGGTGAAGACTCACAGACTTCCGACCGGACTGACATGGTCGGTTTGCCAACCAAGCCGGCCCGCCCCGCGGTCCGGCCCGACCTGATGTCCAGCCGAGGAGCGCGATCGTGA